The Pseudanabaena sp. PCC 6802 genomic interval ATTAGACCTCTTGCAAATTAGCCAACTGAGGAGCCTTGAGAGCGTTCAAAATTGTAGAGACCAGCAATTAGATTGCAACGCAAACCAAAGCGGTGACGACGATTGCGATAGCGTCCAGATAAGATGCGGAAGATCTTCAAGCGGCGATTAACATGCTCAATGCCAACCCGTTGGCGCGCAAGTTGGCGGTTGAACGCTTTCTGCTCAGGCGTAAGCTGACCACCTTTCGGTTTCTTGTGGGGTAAGCGGCAGTAGAGATGCAGTTTCTGGATGCCTTGATAACCCTTGTCCTGCAAACTCTCGGTTTGAGGATGGAAATGGATGCCAGAAGCTTTGAACAGCTTGAAATCATGCCGTCGCCCCTTGCCGAAAAACGTACAGATAATCTGCCCAGTAAGAGCGTCAATTATGAGTTGACATTTGAGCGTGTGCCCTTTCTGTTTGCCGCTATAAAAGGCACGTTGGTGCCGCTTAGGACGCTCAATGCGAGTTTCAGTCACATCAACGTCGCGACTGTAGGTATCCCAAAGCCCCGCACCAACTGGCGCTTCCCAGGTAGTCGAAAGCGACGTGAGCGGATTAAAGTCTCCTCTACCCAATGCACTATTCGACAAACTGTAGACTCGCTGATGCCCCAACTAGTGGCGATGTGAAAGTAGGTGCGATATTCCCGCCAATACTCGAAGGCAACCAATATGCGGTCTTCTAGTCCGAGTTTAGGCTTGGCTCCAGGTGTTGGCGTTGCTCGCCACTCTGGTTTAAGCACTTTCACAATTGCTTTGAACGTATTAGTCTCGATACCAAATCGACGCTTAAAGTGTGCAGCAGGTAGGGTTTGCGCTATTATATAGTTCATCATCAGGACGCTTTTTCGTTATTGCTATGTCCTGATATTTTCCTATCTTGGGGTTCTTTGGCAACTCAACCTCAACCTAATCTGCAAGAGGTCTATTATCGAGTGAATAAATAATTTATGGTTGTCCGGTAATGGCGATCGCTATGCTAATAGTAGTAGAGCGCAACTGAGAGCAGACTGTATTTTTACCGTTCTGGATAGGCGATCGAGGATAGGTGTTAAGCTGTACCTACCATGCAAATTTTAATTGCTGCAATCCCAGCTTATGCATTACAAAATTCCCTTGCTACTGACTCCTCAACCAGAAGGTGGTTTTACAGTAACCTCCCCATTATTACCAGAACTAGTAACTGAAGGGGATTCCATTGATGAAGCTGTAAGCAATGCTAGAGATGCATTTGAAGCAATCCTCGAAGCTTATGAAGACCTAGGTAAAAAGCCTCCTCTCAACTTGCAATCTATAGATGAACATTCTCCTGCTTTGATAGAAACTGTTGTCTTTGCAAAATGAAATGCCGGGAAGTTGCTCAGACGTGGGTAAAGTTAGTTTGTACTGAACTCCCAAGGCGTGGTGGGGGATCTCACAGAAAATGGTTTAATCCAATTACCCAAAAGTTAACGGTAATACCTGATTGGGCTAGCTGCGATTTAAAGTTGGGAACTTTGAGGGCAGCAATAAAACAACTAGGAATAGATTGGGCTGATTTTGAAAATGCGTAGTCCCTTATTTATTCTCCCATATTCTCCTTAAGCGATGCTTCTTGAGCTAAGATCGCAGCAGCGCAGAGTTGGCCGGAGAGCGTCGCTCCTTCCATGCTGTCGATGTAGTCTTGCATGGTATAGCTGCCAGATAAGAAGAAGTTAGAGATGGGAGTTTTTTGGGGTGGGCGATAGGGATCCATGCCAGGTGCCTCGCGATAGAGCGATTGGGCGAGTTTTACTACGCCATACCAGGTCATATTCAACTCGCGGGCTGATGGGAACAAAGCCTGGACTTGCTTGAGAACGTGTTGAGCGATCGCTTCGTTGCTTTCCTTGATGAATGGATCGCCGGGAGTGAGTACGAGTTGCAGCAAAGAACCCTGTCCTTTGCGGTAGTAGTTTGAGGGGCTGGTGAGAGCTAGATCTGCGAAGCAGGAAAAGTCAGCATCAGATGTATAGAGTAGATTATCCATGCCAGTGGCGCGAGCTAGCTGATGCCTTTGCGCGGGATCGTTGAGTTCGGTCACCCAACCGTCAAACCGCAATTGCACTGTGGCAACTGGCACCGTTTCGAGCTTATAGATATTGTCGAATTCCTTCCATTTGCGCCACGCTGCTGGTAAAAGGCGCTGTACGCCCGGAACATCGCAAGCACAAACATAGGCATCAGCGATAATTTGCTCCTCTTCCTCTCCATTTGCCACCACCAAACCAGTTACTTGGGTGGCAGCGCCATCCTGGGTAAACTGAATTTCGCGAACGCGGCGACGGGTGTAAATCCTGGCACCTCTGGCTTCGAGGTAGTTGATAATCGGCTTATGCAGGTATTCGTGAGGAGAGCCTTCCAACATTCGCAATACCGATGCCTCGGTGCGAGCGGCAAACATTTGGAAGATGGTCAACATGCAACGGGCGGAAATATTCTCGCAATCGATAAATCCCAAGGCGTAGGCAATGGGATTCCACATGCGTTTGATACTGCCATTACTGCCGCCGTGACTGCGAAACCAATCGGCAAAGCTGATGCGATCTAGACTGCGGATAGTTTTCATCGCGCCTTCAAAATCGATCAAACCGCGCACGATGGGGCTGGTGCCGAGCGCGATCGCATTCTGAATCTTATCTTGCAGCGACAGTTGGGATGTGGTGAAGAAGGCTTTGAGACCGTTAAACGGCGCACCTGTAAAGAAGCGAAAATCCAGGGCACCGATGCGCCCACCTTCATTGACAAAGGTGTGAACGTGTTCCTTGCGCAGCAGACTTTTGAATGCGCCCACTTTCTGCATGAGGGCAAAGAGCTGGTAGTAGTTGCCAAAAAATACGTGCAGCCCCATTTCTACGTGGTTGCCATCGGGATCGACCCAGCTACCGACTTTGCCACCCACAAACGGACGGGACTCAAAGATTTCTACCTGATAGCCGCGATCGCACAGTTCGACTGCTGTGGACATACCTGCTAACCCTGCACCAACGATCGCTACTCGCATCTTTTACTACTGTTTCAATATCTTCACCATTGTATTGCTTAGTATACGATCGAGGAGTATTTGTGTTGAAGATTCATGCCGCAACTCCCACTGCGAAAACTGCTCATTGGCGAATTTAGCTGGAAACGGCTAGCGCTCTCATTCCTGTTTATTTACGCTAGTTTTGCGATTTATATTTTTTTCAAGGCAGACTCGATGATTTTTTTGCCGCAACCGTCTAGCTATCAAGATACCAAAGACATCCTGAAACTAGCGGTCAACGATCGCGAGCGCATTTCCGCTATACATTTACCCAACCCTCAGGCGAAATATACCGTACTCTTTATTCATGGCAACGCCGAAGACCTCGGCGATCTTCGTTCCGAGCTCGAACTCTTGCATAGCTGGGGATTTAGCGTTTTTGCCTATGACTATCGCGGCTATGGCACCAGTGATGGTACGCCAAGCGAGCAAAATGCCTACCAGGATGCCGATACAGCTTACAAGTACCTCACCCAAAATCTGGGAGTACCCGCGCAGCAGGTGTTGATTTACGGGCGCTCTGTAGGTAGCGGCTCGGCTATCGAACTAGCCACTCGCTATCCTGTGGCAGGTTTAATTTTAGAAGGCGCGTTTACCTCTGCTTTTCGAGTAGTAGTGCCCTTTCCGCTGCTGCCCTTTGATAAATTCACCAATCTTGACAAAATATCCAGGGTGCAAAGCCCCGTGCTGGTGATGCACGGTCAAATTGACGAAGTTATCCCCATCCACCACGGGCAAAAATTATACGCAGCGGCACCGGAGCCAAAACTTGCACTTTGGGTAGAAGGCGCAGGACACAACGATTTTACCTGGGTGGCAGGCGATCGCCGCCGCACGGCCTTAGCTGAGTTCCTGAAAATCATCGAGAAAAAACAATAGTCGCAAGGTAGACAATGCCCACCCTCCGATGTTTCTGCTGAAAATGTTAATTTCCTATATAGGCAATGCAAAGGCGTTTAATAGTAATGTTATCTTGTGGAAATGCACGATCTAGAGCAATGCTATCGAATACTGGGGCTTGAGTCTGGTGCTTCGCTGGAAGAGGTGAACCAGGCATATAAGGATCTGGCGTTTATTTGGCACCCAGATCGCATTCCTAACGATAATCCCCGCTTGC includes:
- a CDS encoding type II toxin-antitoxin system HicA family toxin, with product MKCREVAQTWVKLVCTELPRRGGGSHRKWFNPITQKLTVIPDWASCDLKLGTLRAAIKQLGIDWADFENA
- a CDS encoding alpha/beta hydrolase, which translates into the protein MPQLPLRKLLIGEFSWKRLALSFLFIYASFAIYIFFKADSMIFLPQPSSYQDTKDILKLAVNDRERISAIHLPNPQAKYTVLFIHGNAEDLGDLRSELELLHSWGFSVFAYDYRGYGTSDGTPSEQNAYQDADTAYKYLTQNLGVPAQQVLIYGRSVGSGSAIELATRYPVAGLILEGAFTSAFRVVVPFPLLPFDKFTNLDKISRVQSPVLVMHGQIDEVIPIHHGQKLYAAAPEPKLALWVEGAGHNDFTWVAGDRRRTALAEFLKIIEKKQ
- a CDS encoding type II toxin-antitoxin system HicB family antitoxin; this translates as MHYKIPLLLTPQPEGGFTVTSPLLPELVTEGDSIDEAVSNARDAFEAILEAYEDLGKKPPLNLQSIDEHSPALIETVVFAK
- a CDS encoding IS5 family transposase (programmed frameshift); this encodes MNYIIAQTLPAAHFKRRFGIETNTFKAIVKVLKPEWRATPTPGAKPKLGLEDRILVAFEYWREYRTYFHIATSWGISESTVCRIVHWVEETLIRSRRFRLPGKRQLVRGFGIPTVANVDVTETRIERPKRHQRAFYSGKQKGHTLKCQLIIDALTGQIICTFFGKGRRHDFKLFKASGIHFHPQTESLQDKGYQGIQKLHLYCRLPHKKPKGGQLTPEQKAFNRQLARQRVGIEHVNRRLKIFRILSGRYRNRRHRFGLRCNLIAGLYNFERSQGSSVG
- the zds gene encoding 9,9'-di-cis-zeta-carotene desaturase; translation: MRVAIVGAGLAGMSTAVELCDRGYQVEIFESRPFVGGKVGSWVDPDGNHVEMGLHVFFGNYYQLFALMQKVGAFKSLLRKEHVHTFVNEGGRIGALDFRFFTGAPFNGLKAFFTTSQLSLQDKIQNAIALGTSPIVRGLIDFEGAMKTIRSLDRISFADWFRSHGGSNGSIKRMWNPIAYALGFIDCENISARCMLTIFQMFAARTEASVLRMLEGSPHEYLHKPIINYLEARGARIYTRRRVREIQFTQDGAATQVTGLVVANGEEEEQIIADAYVCACDVPGVQRLLPAAWRKWKEFDNIYKLETVPVATVQLRFDGWVTELNDPAQRHQLARATGMDNLLYTSDADFSCFADLALTSPSNYYRKGQGSLLQLVLTPGDPFIKESNEAIAQHVLKQVQALFPSARELNMTWYGVVKLAQSLYREAPGMDPYRPPQKTPISNFFLSGSYTMQDYIDSMEGATLSGQLCAAAILAQEASLKENMGE